TCCGACACGCCGGAAGTCAGGACGACACGTCAGCGGCGTGTCCCCGGCACGCCGGCTGCTCGCTCAGTCAGCCGACAGGCATGGGCTTTGCTGAACCGTCGCGGCCTAGCCCATGGGTTCTCGTTGTTGGCGGTCGTCATCTGGAGCTGCAGCGGGGCCGAGGGAGAGTCAGGCAGCTTCGTGAGATGGGTCCCATGCCCGCCGGGCCCACCACAGGCTCTTCGATGGCGACGGTACGGAAACGGCTCAGGGCATCTCGGTCTGGCCCTGGCGCCGCAGGAACGTGGGGATGTCGAACTGATCCTCGTCCATCGGCAGCGCGGCATCCTTCACCACCGTGGTGCGCGGAGGCTGCGTGATGGCCTTGTTCTCCGTGGAGGACATGGCGCGGGCGCCGGCCTTGGCGGGCACCAGGCTGGCCACCTCCTCGCGCGCCGCGGTGAGCACCGAGGGCGACGGGGTGCGGACCAGCGGCACCGGCGTGACAGGCACCGCCGCCACCACGCGCTGCGGCTGCCGGGCATCCCGGTGCACGAAGCCCGTGGCGATGATGGTGATCTTCACCTCGTCCTGGATCTCCTCGTCGATCAGCGAGCCGAAGATGATCTCCGCCTCGCTGTCTGCGGCGTCATGCACCAGCGTGAGGGCCTCGTTGACCTCCTGCAGGGTCATGTCGCGGCCGCCGGTGATGTTGATGAGCAGGCCCGTGGCGCCATCGATGGAGACATCCTCCAGCAGCGGGCTGGAGATGGCCTGCTGCATGGCGCTGAGCGCGCGGGTGGCGCCCGAGGCCCGGCCGGTGCCCATGAGCGCCAGGCCCTTGTCGCTCATGATGGTCTTCACATCCGCGAAGTCCACGTTGATGTAGCCGTGGTACTGG
The nucleotide sequence above comes from Hyalangium minutum. Encoded proteins:
- the ftsZ gene encoding cell division protein FtsZ — encoded protein: MDQFEQNKQAAKIRVVGVGGAGCNAVNTMILAKLERVDFIAANTDVQALAANKSPTRLQLGQTLTKGLGAGANPEMGREAALESKDQIAAVLEGADMVFVTAGMGGGTGTGAAPIIADIAKSLGCLTVGVVTKPFLFEGNKRRKQAEQGLVELKAAVDTLITIPNQRLLTLSNEPMPLLETFKRADEVLLNAVQGISDLIQYHGYINVDFADVKTIMSDKGLALMGTGRASGATRALSAMQQAISSPLLEDVSIDGATGLLINITGGRDMTLQEVNEALTLVHDAADSEAEIIFGSLIDEEIQDEVKITIIATGFVHRDARQPQRVVAAVPVTPVPLVRTPSPSVLTAAREEVASLVPAKAGARAMSSTENKAITQPPRTTVVKDAALPMDEDQFDIPTFLRRQGQTEMP